A window of the Cynocephalus volans isolate mCynVol1 chromosome 10, mCynVol1.pri, whole genome shotgun sequence genome harbors these coding sequences:
- the TRADD gene encoding tumor necrosis factor receptor type 1-associated DEATH domain protein isoform X1, with protein sequence MAAGPNRHEEWVGSAYLFVESSLEEVVLSDAYAHPQQKVAVYRALRAALAESSRSPEELQMLKIHRGDPQLIVQLRFCGRQLCCRFLRAYREGALRGALQRCLAAALAQPSLELQLELRAGAERLDSLLTDEERCLSCILAQKPDRLRDEELAELEDALQNLTCGSGGQGGDVEVAPAPLQSLVSSPSEKPQPPSGHTFLFQGQPVVNRPLSLQDQQTFARSVGLKWRKVGRSLQRGCRALRDPALDSLAYEYEREGLYEQAFQLLRRFVQAEGRRATLQRLVEALEENELTSLAEDLLGLADPDGGLA encoded by the exons ATGGCAGCTGGGCCAAATAGGCATGAAGAGTGGGTGGGCAGCGCATACCTGTTTGTGGAGTCCTCGCTGGAGGAGGTGGTCCTGTCAGATGCGTATGCACACCCCCAGCAGAAGGTGGCCGTGTACAGGGCTCTGCGGGCTGCATTGGCAG AGAGCAGCAGAAGCCCGGAGGAGCTGCAGATGCTCAAGATCCACCGTGGCGACCCGCAGCTGATTGTGCAGTTGCGTTTCTGCGGGCGCCAGCTCTGCTGCCGCTTCCTCCGCGCCTACCGCGAGGGGGCGCTACGCGGCGCGCTGCAGAGGTGCTTGGCTGCAGCACTTGCCCAGCCCTCGCTTGAGCTGCAACTGGAGCTGCGCGCCGGCGCGGAGCGGCTGGACTCTTTGCTGACGGACGAAGAGCGCTGTTTGAGTTGCATCTTAGCCCAGAAG CCGGACAGACTGCGGGATGAGGAACTCGCTGAGCTGGAGGATGCGCTCCAGAATCTGACTTGCGGCTCCGGGGGCCAGGGTGGCGACGTGGAGGTCGCTCCAGCCCCCTTGCAGTCCCTGGTCTCCTCTCCGTCCGAGAAGCCGCAGCCACCGTCTGGCCATACTTTTCTATTCCAGGGTCAGCCCGTAG TGAACCGGCCGCTGAGCCTGCAGGACCAACAGACGTTCGCGCGCTCCGTGGGCCTCAAATGGCGCAAGGTGGGGCGCTCACTGCAGCGCGGCTGTCGGGCGCTGCGGGACCCAGCGCTCGACTCGCTGGCCTATGAATACGAGCGCGAAGGGCTGTACGAGCAGGCCTTCCAGCTGCTGCGGCGCTTTGTGCAGGCCGAGGGCCGCCGCGCCACGCTGCAGCGCCTGGTGGAGGCGCTCGAGGAGAACGAGCTCACTAGTTTGGCAGAGGACTTGCTAGGCCTGGCCGATCCCGATGGAGGCCTGGCTTAG
- the FBXL8 gene encoding F-box/LRR-repeat protein 8 isoform X2, with the protein MADPREQLPEEVLALIFRHLPLKDRAAAARVCRAWAAAATCSSVWHDTSIREPSRRAATELLMALAGCAPGLRGLRLECRGEKPLFDAGRDVLDAVHAVCGAARELRHLDLRRLPFTLDDSLVLQVARGCPELHSLFLDNRTLVDSVGPDSVLQLLEACPRLRALGLHLASLSCAALEALTMPDRAPFALLALRCACPDDARASPLPDEAWAALRRRHPGLAVELELEPALPAESVTRVLQPAVPVAVLRLNLSGDTVGPLCFAARHYASSLQALEVRAAASAELDAALEELAARCAGLREVHCFCVVRPSVLEAFRAHCPRLRSYTLKLTREPHPWRPTLVA; encoded by the exons ATGGCCGATCCCAGAGAGCAGCTACCGGAGGAGGTGCTGGCGCTCATCTTCCGCCACCTGCCCCTGAAGGACCGTGCCGCTGCAGCCAGGGTCTGCAGGGCCTGGGCCGCCGCTGCCACCTGCAGCTCCGTGTGGCACGACACAAGCATCAG GGAGCCGAGCCGCCGGGCGGCCACCGAGCTGCTGATGGCGCTGGCGGGCTGTGCCCCGGGGCTGCGAGGCCTGCGCCTGGAGTGCCGCGGAGAGAAGCCGCTCTTCGACGCGGGCCGCGACGTCCTGGACGCTGTGCACGCCGTCTGCGGGGCCGCCCGCGAGCTGCGCCACCTCGACCTGCGGCGCTTGCCCTTCACGCTGGACGACTCTCTGGTACTGCAGGTGGCACGCGGCTGCCCCGAGCTCCACAGCCTTTTCCTGGACAATCGTACACTGGTGGACAGCGTGGGGCCCGACTCCGTGCTGCAACTACTGGAGGCCTGCCCGCGCCTGAGAGCTCTAGGCCTGCACCTGGCCAGTTTGTCGTGCGCCGCCCTCGAGGCACTGACCATGCCAGACCGTGCGCCTTTCGCGCTCTTGGCCCTGAGATGCGCGTGCCCCGATGATGCACGCGCGTCCCCCCTGCCCGACGAAGCCTGGGCCGCGTTGCGCCGCCGCCACCCAGGGctggcagtggagctggagctggagcccGCGCTGCCTGCCGAGAGCGTAACGCGCGTCCTGCAGCCAGCAGTGCCTGTGGCTGTGCTGCGCCTTAACCTCTCTGGCGACACCGTAGGCCCGCTGTGCTTCGCTGCGCGCCACTACGCCTCATCTCTGCAAGCGCTGGAGGTGCGCGCCGCCGCCTCCGCCGAGCTGGACGCCGCGCTGGAGGAGCTGGCGGCGCGCTGCGCGGGCCTGCGCGAAGTGCATTGCTTCTGCGTGGTGCGACCCTCCGTGCTGGAAGCCTTCCGCGCGCACTGCCCGC
- the TRADD gene encoding tumor necrosis factor receptor type 1-associated DEATH domain protein isoform X2, with translation MLKIHRGDPQLIVQLRFCGRQLCCRFLRAYREGALRGALQRCLAAALAQPSLELQLELRAGAERLDSLLTDEERCLSCILAQKPDRLRDEELAELEDALQNLTCGSGGQGGDVEVAPAPLQSLVSSPSEKPQPPSGHTFLFQGQPVVNRPLSLQDQQTFARSVGLKWRKVGRSLQRGCRALRDPALDSLAYEYEREGLYEQAFQLLRRFVQAEGRRATLQRLVEALEENELTSLAEDLLGLADPDGGLA, from the exons ATGCTCAAGATCCACCGTGGCGACCCGCAGCTGATTGTGCAGTTGCGTTTCTGCGGGCGCCAGCTCTGCTGCCGCTTCCTCCGCGCCTACCGCGAGGGGGCGCTACGCGGCGCGCTGCAGAGGTGCTTGGCTGCAGCACTTGCCCAGCCCTCGCTTGAGCTGCAACTGGAGCTGCGCGCCGGCGCGGAGCGGCTGGACTCTTTGCTGACGGACGAAGAGCGCTGTTTGAGTTGCATCTTAGCCCAGAAG CCGGACAGACTGCGGGATGAGGAACTCGCTGAGCTGGAGGATGCGCTCCAGAATCTGACTTGCGGCTCCGGGGGCCAGGGTGGCGACGTGGAGGTCGCTCCAGCCCCCTTGCAGTCCCTGGTCTCCTCTCCGTCCGAGAAGCCGCAGCCACCGTCTGGCCATACTTTTCTATTCCAGGGTCAGCCCGTAG TGAACCGGCCGCTGAGCCTGCAGGACCAACAGACGTTCGCGCGCTCCGTGGGCCTCAAATGGCGCAAGGTGGGGCGCTCACTGCAGCGCGGCTGTCGGGCGCTGCGGGACCCAGCGCTCGACTCGCTGGCCTATGAATACGAGCGCGAAGGGCTGTACGAGCAGGCCTTCCAGCTGCTGCGGCGCTTTGTGCAGGCCGAGGGCCGCCGCGCCACGCTGCAGCGCCTGGTGGAGGCGCTCGAGGAGAACGAGCTCACTAGTTTGGCAGAGGACTTGCTAGGCCTGGCCGATCCCGATGGAGGCCTGGCTTAG
- the FBXL8 gene encoding F-box/LRR-repeat protein 8 isoform X1, with protein MADPREQLPEEVLALIFRHLPLKDRAAAARVCRAWAAAATCSSVWHDTSISCDCEREGMLPPYLSSCLDHVHNLRLEFEPSREPSRRAATELLMALAGCAPGLRGLRLECRGEKPLFDAGRDVLDAVHAVCGAARELRHLDLRRLPFTLDDSLVLQVARGCPELHSLFLDNRTLVDSVGPDSVLQLLEACPRLRALGLHLASLSCAALEALTMPDRAPFALLALRCACPDDARASPLPDEAWAALRRRHPGLAVELELEPALPAESVTRVLQPAVPVAVLRLNLSGDTVGPLCFAARHYASSLQALEVRAAASAELDAALEELAARCAGLREVHCFCVVRPSVLEAFRAHCPRLRSYTLKLTREPHPWRPTLVA; from the exons ATGGCCGATCCCAGAGAGCAGCTACCGGAGGAGGTGCTGGCGCTCATCTTCCGCCACCTGCCCCTGAAGGACCGTGCCGCTGCAGCCAGGGTCTGCAGGGCCTGGGCCGCCGCTGCCACCTGCAGCTCCGTGTGGCACGACACAAGCATCAG TTGCGACTGTGAGCGGGAAGGCATGCTGCCACCCTATCTGTCCTCCTGCCTGGACCATGTTCACAACCTACGGCTGGAATTTGAGCCATCTAGGGAGCCGAGCCGCCGGGCGGCCACCGAGCTGCTGATGGCGCTGGCGGGCTGTGCCCCGGGGCTGCGAGGCCTGCGCCTGGAGTGCCGCGGAGAGAAGCCGCTCTTCGACGCGGGCCGCGACGTCCTGGACGCTGTGCACGCCGTCTGCGGGGCCGCCCGCGAGCTGCGCCACCTCGACCTGCGGCGCTTGCCCTTCACGCTGGACGACTCTCTGGTACTGCAGGTGGCACGCGGCTGCCCCGAGCTCCACAGCCTTTTCCTGGACAATCGTACACTGGTGGACAGCGTGGGGCCCGACTCCGTGCTGCAACTACTGGAGGCCTGCCCGCGCCTGAGAGCTCTAGGCCTGCACCTGGCCAGTTTGTCGTGCGCCGCCCTCGAGGCACTGACCATGCCAGACCGTGCGCCTTTCGCGCTCTTGGCCCTGAGATGCGCGTGCCCCGATGATGCACGCGCGTCCCCCCTGCCCGACGAAGCCTGGGCCGCGTTGCGCCGCCGCCACCCAGGGctggcagtggagctggagctggagcccGCGCTGCCTGCCGAGAGCGTAACGCGCGTCCTGCAGCCAGCAGTGCCTGTGGCTGTGCTGCGCCTTAACCTCTCTGGCGACACCGTAGGCCCGCTGTGCTTCGCTGCGCGCCACTACGCCTCATCTCTGCAAGCGCTGGAGGTGCGCGCCGCCGCCTCCGCCGAGCTGGACGCCGCGCTGGAGGAGCTGGCGGCGCGCTGCGCGGGCCTGCGCGAAGTGCATTGCTTCTGCGTGGTGCGACCCTCCGTGCTGGAAGCCTTCCGCGCGCACTGCCCGC